In a genomic window of Melitaea cinxia chromosome 2, ilMelCinx1.1, whole genome shotgun sequence:
- the LOC123661123 gene encoding rootletin gives MVTCYQRHPFEIETEDKLTTINSKIFEIKKKIQLSEGQRKSHYEENEAEKKQNRDLIDTLKKEIKVRLVELAQAREAVSDEEAQVKKYLNDICPIGNKTTDQLIHNLDLKVIEQRKMLDLLKYEKGSKKKKLRNLEKEYEKLLIESTKSDLVKSKITTRARKNVSHLENEIHKVLIQWTEAELVKKKYFSIRQALIEDSVKFESSLSRIEDILKKQKEEIKKLEVVREEAAEMRVRATSATAAEAARAHDAEHARASERAFFAQRFNERKRELEKLEKRIFPPAARPVRQESVRSTEGDAVTEDQSAVAQMEDIFQRLMKLTGVNEAEEVFDRFRAQRETSKRLNYLQQTTEEEKLQLEQTQTSLMAELEGYKFASVKDKDEGQEEITELKSKIEQEEKNYMELQEKYDKLETFLLEIKRLLYDLCKLLDVIGEPATPEWTAEARDINEILVVLTARYNAARNRCALLSARRDQAVAVTSNTPSGAPSVTGLSAKSPSTKESEKILPTYKELVTREPVKAPPSDEEEDIPSRCYLKRQAQLIIDTKCRRKGFRTPYPRK, from the exons aaagaaaatacaattatcag AGGGTCAAAGAAAATCTCACTACGAAGAAAATGAGGCTGAGAAGAAACAGAATAGAGATCTGATAGATACTCTCAAGAAGGAAATAAAAGTGCGGCTCGTAGAACTAGCTCAGGCTAGGGAGGCGGTGTCTGATGAAGAGGCGCAAGTGAAGAAGTATCTTAATGATATATGTCCCATTGGCAATAAAACTACTGATCAa TTGATAcataatttagatttaaaagtAATAGAACAACGTAAAATGTTAGATCTCCTGAAATACGAAAAAGGTAGTAAGAAAAAGAAGCTACGGAATCTTGAAAAGGAGTACGAGAAATTACTCATTGAAAGCACGAAAAGCGATCTAGTGAAGTCTAAAATAACAACTAGGGCTCGAAAA AATGTCTCGCATTTAGAAAACGAAATACACAAAGTTTTAATACAATGGACCGAAGCCGAGCtggttaagaaaaaatatttttcgattag GCAGGCGCTCATAGAAGATTCTGTGAAGTTTGAAAGTTCCCTATCACGTATAGAAGATATATTAAAGAAGCAAaaggaagaaataaaaaaattagag GTAGTTCGAGAGGAAGCAGCAGAGATGCGTGTCCGCGCCACGAGTGCGACGGCTGCGGAAGCTGCTCGTGCTCACGACGCGGAGCACGCACGGGCCTCCGAGCGTGCCTTCTTTGCACAGAGGTTCAACGAGAGAAAAAGGGAGCTGGAGAAGTTGGAGAAGAGGATATTTCCTCCCGCGG CGCGGCCAGTGAGACAGGAATCAGTGAGATCGACTGAGGGTGATGCTGTCACTGAAGACCAGTCCGCTGTAGCGCAGATGGAAGATATTTTCCAAAGACTAATGAAACTTACAG GAGTGAACGAAGCCGAAGAAGTATTCGACAGATTCCGAGCTCAGCGGGAAACGTCGAAGAGATTGAACTACTTGCAGCAGACAACTGAAGAGGAGAAGCTACAACTGGAACAGACGCAGACATCACTCATGGCCGAACTGGAGGGGTACAAGTTTGCGTCAGTGAAGGATAAGGATGA AGGTCAAGAAGAAATAACAGAACTAAAATCAAAGATAGAACAGGAAGAGAAGAATTATATGGAGTTGCAAGAGAAGTACGACAAATTGGAAACATTCCTTTTGGAAATAAAGAGATTGTTGTATGATTTGTGTAAGCTCTTAGAT gtgatcGGGGAGCCAGCGACGCCAGAGTGGACAGCTGAAGCGCGGGATATCAACGAGATCCTGGTCGTGCTCACGGCGCGGTACAACGCGGCGCGGAACCGGTGCGCTCTGTTGTCGGCGAGACGAGACCAGGCTGTCGCTGTCACGTCTAAT ACACCGAGTGGAGCCCCATCTGTGACAGGATTAAGCGCTAAGAGTCCAAGCACGAAGGAGTCTGAAAAGATCTTACCGACATACAAGGAACTTGTCACGAGGGAACCCGTCAAGGCACcgc CCTCCGATGAAGAAGAAGATATTCCATCTCGTTGTTACTTGAAGCGTCAAGCTCAGCTGATTATCGATACTAAGTGCCGGAGGAAAGGATTCCGTACTCCTTACCCTCGGAAATAA
- the LOC123666191 gene encoding uncharacterized protein LOC123666191: MFCPHKNSYLQLVCAMNPRLINKAVDIAMENKRFDPHTELPPAQRLESMQPSLYAPHVDITRARLGFGRVGLRLINRDLHSPDNLVQLQAIHSVLDQVQISENAMFLINIHVGFRLIDLMLDRNPVIREKVCLILTSLANYYQGRKQIISRPKIIENLMWLIMRDRREIRFAAACTLKTLACDKCSVEKILQTDDIIENLLKMVKNEHTGIVVLHLKTLEELIQWDQEKALKANAFQIMLKLKENKDPRIICGGMDCLTQICKHDIGKKLADIYDLTCSLRPFLASPSLEVRISTVGLMKYTTLTTRSKWRAKEFCVDLTKSLVMLCQSPNSPILQLRSMQVLINLCECPDIRYHMKSHWEKKVKAIKIRTHEEWDGTSETTTYGLETGHNYRTMCIEGVETIKNDYGDNTEVVNVHSYLKRIHETKANLLYLINWKSYKD; this comes from the exons ATGTTCTGTCCGCACAAGAATTCGTATCTGCAACTCGTTTGCGCGATGAACCCGCGCCTCATAAACAAGGCGGTGGACATCGCTATGGAAAACAAACGTTTCGATCCACACACAG AACTTCCGCCAGCTCAAAGACTAGAATCAATGCAGCCTTCGCTGTACGCTCCGCATGTCGATATAACACGCGCTCGTTTAGGTTTCGGGCGTGTAGGTCTTAGACTTATTAATAGAGACCTACACTCACCAGATAATCTTGTTCAGCTTCAGGCTATACACAGTGTTTTGGATCAG GTGCAGATATCCGAAAATGCGATGTTCCTGATAAACATACATGTGGGATTTCGTCTCATCGACTTGATGTTAGACAGAAACCCAGTAATACGCGAAAAGGTTTGCCTCATCCTCACTTCTTTAGCCAACTACTATCAAGGGCGAAAACAAATCATATCACGACCAAAAATTATCGAAAACCTCATGTGGCTTATTATGAGAGATAGAAGAGAAATAAGGTTCGCAGCAGCATGTACCCTAAAAACATTAGCATGCGACAAATGTTCTGTTGAAAAAATTCTTCAGACTGACGACATTatagaaaatttgttaaaaatggtCAAAAATGAACATACGGGAATTGTAGTTTTGCATCTTAAAACGCTGGAGGAACTAATTCAATGGGACCAGGAGAAAGCGTTAAAAGCTAACGCTTTCCAAATTATGTTAAAACTGAAAGAAAATAAGGATCCAAGAATTATTTGTGGAGGAATGGATTGCTTGACGCAGATCTGCAAACATGATATCGGAAAGAAATTAGcagatatttatgatttaaCATGCTCATTGAGACCTTTCTTAGCGTCTCCATCACTGGAAGTCAGAATCAGCACTGTTGGTTTGATGAAATACACAACATTAACGACGCGATCAAAATGGCGCGCTAAGGAATTTTGTGTCGATTTAACCAAGTCCTTGGTAATGTTGTGCCAAAGTCCAAACAGTCCTATCCTGCAATTAAGATCAATGCAAGTTCTGATAAACCTTTGCGAATGCCCTGATATCAGATATCATATGAAATCTCATTGGGAGAAAAAAGTAAAGGCGATAAAAATAAGAACTCATGAGGAATGGGATGGAACAAGCGAAACCACAACTTATGGCTTGGAAACTGGCCATAATTATAGGACGATGTGCATCGAAGGGGTCGAAACTATTAAAAACGATTATGGAGATAACACAGAGGTCGTCAATGTTCACAGCTATTTGAAACGTATACACGAAACCAAAGCAAATTTACTATACTTAATTAATTGGAAATCCTATAAAGactaa